The nucleotide sequence GAACGGGAATCCTACACCTGCAATCATAACCATGATTGACAGATGTGATTTAAAAGGAAAGGACGTTATTCTGTTTGCAACCATGGATTCCAACAGAGGAGAGTCAAACGTTAAAAGGCTTGAAGAAAAAGTTAAAATGCGTGGAGCAAGAGTTATTGAAAGCTTTACAATTGCAACAAAAGATAAAACACCTGAAAAACTGGCGCATGATACCGAAGCGGTTATTGAAATAAAAGATTTGAAAATGTATTAACTGGTGGATTAAATGTCAAAAGATAAATCCGAACTAAAAATCAAGGCTATTGAAAACGGTACAGTGATAGACCACATTACTGCAAATAAGGCGCTGCACATCCTTAATGTGTTAGGGCTTCCAGATGAAGACACTCAGAATGTTACAATAGCTATGAATGTTTCTTCATCTGAAATTGGAAGAAAAGACATTTTAAAAATTGAAAACAGAGAACTGGACCACAGGGAACTTAATCAGGTTGCATTGATTGCTCCAAAGGCTACCATTAACATTATCAGGGATTACGAACCTGTTAAAAAAGATAAAATCCTGCTTCCTGAAAAAATCACTTCTATCCTTAAGTGTACAAATCCTAAATGCATTACAAATTATGAAAATGAGCCTATAACACCTATTTTTAATGTAATTGAAAAAAATCCTCCTGTTGTCAGGTGTCATTACTGTGAAAAATTAATAAAAACAGAAGATATCGAAAAACAATTCGAATAATCTTCTTATTTATTTTTTAATAGATAATCAGCCAGTCTTTTAGC is from Methanobrevibacter sp. and encodes:
- a CDS encoding flavodoxin domain-containing protein — encoded protein: MKKLIIYYSQGGKTDLVARTLAKNLHADLLRVIDLKNREGFKNKLFASINAFRETKTEIAPKSVDLTPYSTIYFGTPTWNGNPTPAIITMIDRCDLKGKDVILFATMDSNRGESNVKRLEEKVKMRGARVIESFTIATKDKTPEKLAHDTEAVIEIKDLKMY
- the pyrI gene encoding aspartate carbamoyltransferase regulatory subunit → MSKDKSELKIKAIENGTVIDHITANKALHILNVLGLPDEDTQNVTIAMNVSSSEIGRKDILKIENRELDHRELNQVALIAPKATINIIRDYEPVKKDKILLPEKITSILKCTNPKCITNYENEPITPIFNVIEKNPPVVRCHYCEKLIKTEDIEKQFE